The Nerophis ophidion isolate RoL-2023_Sa linkage group LG07, RoL_Noph_v1.0, whole genome shotgun sequence genome contains a region encoding:
- the ubl4a gene encoding ubiquitin-like protein 4A, giving the protein MIITVKPLQGKECSVHVKEDEKVSTVKELVSERLNIAANQQRLLYKGKALADEHRLSDYSIGPEAKLNLVIRPAGERMGSSGMTANSSTTRGGVWQSVSTILAKHFSPADAAKVHEQLIKDYERSLRQLSLDDIERLAGRLLYPEGDGMDTSSYMD; this is encoded by the exons ATGATCATTACTGTTAAGCCGCTTCAGGGGAAAGAATGCAGCGTACAC GTGAAAGAAGATGAGAAAGTTTCCACGGTGAAAGAGCTTGTCTCTGAACGTCTCAACATAGCGGCCAATCAGCAGCGCCTGCTTTATAAAGGCAAAGCGCTGGCTG ACGAGCACCGACTAAGCGACTACTCCATCGGGCCTGAAGCCAAATTAAATCTAGTGATCCGTCCAGCGGGAGAGAGGATGGGGTCTTCAGGGATGACTGCCAACAGCAGCACAACACGTGGAGGAGTGTGGCAGAGCGTGTCCACCATCCTTGCTAAACACTTCAGTCCTGCAGATGCTGCAAAAGTCCATGAACAGCTAATTAAG GACTACGAGCGCTCACTGCGACAGCTAAGTTTAGACGACATCGAGCGTTTGGCTGGGAGACTGCTTTACCCCGAAGGCGACGGCATGGACACGTCGTCGTACATGGACTAA